One Euwallacea similis isolate ESF13 chromosome 16, ESF131.1, whole genome shotgun sequence DNA segment encodes these proteins:
- the Oli gene encoding class E basic helix-loop-helix protein 23 — protein sequence MKSYECDSSSESEDTSHAISRSVTQPPQWLRGNSIGTNWGWQGMPGSSSGPSSSAAMEPTPNYSPFPGVNSQEEPHVPGRRTPLGTVSLGGFYFPGCQQSMTTAHGPPSDENNPDPECSLQNNGRSLESRSGNSGSNSKGKGRQGKSVRLNINARERRRMHDLNDALDELRAVIPYAHSPSVRKLSKIATLLLAKNYILMQANALEEMKRLIAYLQGSNAAAAGGAIVAPPGFDLQGFPAAAKFLQQQQALQSENIRRNEGNNGGPSGGV from the exons ATGAAATCATATGAATGCGATTCCTCCTCTGAAAGTGAGGACACATCTCACGCCATCTCGCGGAGCGTGACGCAGCCGCCTCAATGGTTGAGGGGAAATTCGATCGGAACAAATTGGGGATGGCAGGGGATGCCT GGAAGTTCATCCGGTCCAAGTTCCTCAGCAGCTATGGAACCTACACCGAACTATTCCCCATTTCCTGGAGTAAATTCTCAAGAGGAACCTCATGTACCGGGTAGGAGAACACCATTGGGAACAGTGAGTTTAGGAGGATTTTATTTCCCAGGATGCCAGCAGAGCATGACCACGGCCCACGGACCCCCGTCTGATGAAAATAATCCAGATCCGGAATGTTCTTTGCAGAATAATGGCAG GTCTTTAGAATCCAGAAGTGGAAACTCAGGGTCAAATTCAAAGGGCAAAGGTCGACAGGGAAAATCAGTTCGACTCAATATAAACGCAAGAGAACGAAGAAGAATGCACGATCTAAATGACGCTTTGGACGAACTAAGGGCGGTTATACCTTATGCGCACTCTCCGTCCGTCAGAAAACTGTCCAAAATTGCCACCCTCCTGTTGGCGAAAAACTATATTCTCATGCAAGCAAATGCTTTGGAGGAAATGAAGAGACTTATCGCTTATCTACAAG GTTCTAATGCAGCAGCAGCTGGTGGAGCAATAGTTGCACCTCCAGGTTTCGATTTACAAGGTTTTCCTGCAGCGGCTAAATTTTTACAGCAGCAACAGGCATTGCAATCGGAAAATATCCGAAGAAACGAAGGCAATAATGGAGGGCCTAGTGGAGGAGTGTGA